The genome window GTGCGCCCGAACGCGTTCGATCATCACATCCGGGTCGAGGCCTTTCACGAGCCGAATATCCACGCTGGCGCGGGCGACCGAGGGGATCATGTTGAGGATGCGCCCATCCGCGATGCCGCACTGGATGCCACGGATATTGAGCGAAGGTTGCTGGATGCGCTGGTCCAGACGGGCGTTGCCGGCTTCGGTCTCGGCCAGGCCCAGCTCGGCGCGGAGCGACCCGTCGAAGTCGGGCAGTGCGTCGATCGCCGCCTGCTCGATGGCGTTCAGAGGCGTCACGCCTTCGTAGAAGTCCTCGATGAGGACACGTCCGTCGGGCGCCTTCATCCCGGCCAGCATGTGGGCGAGCAGCAGGCCGGGGTTGGGCGCCCAGTTGCCGTAGTGGCCGCTGTGCAGGTGGCGGGTCGGGCCGTACACAGTGACGGTGAACCCAGTGAATCCCCTCGCTCCGAAAAACAACTGCGGCTGGCGGTTCTGGTGCACCGGACCGTCGCAGATGAGCAGGATGTCCGCCGCCAGCCGATCCCGATGGGCGGCCAGGTAGTCGCCGAGCGTGGGGGAGCCGGTCTCTTCCTCGCCGTCGAAGAAAAATTTCAGGTTGACGCGTGGGGCGAGGCCGGCGGCTTCGAGGGCGTCGAGGGCCGTTAGGATGGCTGTGAACGGCGCCTTGTCGTCGCTCGCGGAGCGGGCATAGATCCGGCTGTTCGGGTCGATGGGCGCGCCATCGGCCGGAAACGGGATAGGTTGGCCGCCCTGTGGGATGGCGTTGGAGAATAACGTCGGGGTCCAGGGAGGCGCCGTCCACTCTACGGCTTCGGCCGGCTGCCCGTCGTAGTGGGCGTAGAATAGCAGCGTGGTGTCGGCGCCGGGTACGCGGCGTTCGCCGAAGACCACTGGCGGCATGCCGGCGATCTGCCACAACTCCGTGTCAATACCTCGCCGTTCCATCTGCGCCGCCAGGTACGCCGCGTTGGCCTGGATGGCCAGGCTGTCTCCGGCGATATTGGGCAACGCCAGCCATTCGGCGAAGTCACGCAGGATACGCGGGCCCTGCGTGGTCCTGTAGGCCCGGGCGGCCGCCAGAGCCGAAGAGATGGCGGAGGAATCGTCCATGCGGTCAGGCCACGCCGCGCAGCGTTTCCTGGATGAGCATCTTCACGACAGCGCGCAGGGCTTCGGTGTCGTCGGCGCCGCTGGATTTGGCTTCGTTGTAGGTGCGCACCTGCCAGTGGGCGCTGGTGCCCTGGCCGAGGATGGTTCGGGCGTGCCGGACCTCCTTCACGCACCCGAAATGTTCGGCGTCCTCCTGGATGAAATCCAGCAACTCGTCCAGCAACTGCGCATAGGGCACAATCTTCCCTTTGCCGTAGTCGATCAGGCCGCGCTCGAACCCGTACCGCTGGGCGCGCCAGCGGTTTTCGTTGAGGAGCAGGTTGGCGTAGGTGCGCCAGCGCTGGTTGCTGCGGCGAAGGCGGTAGAGCATACGGAGCCAGCAGCGGTAGAGGGCGGCGACGCAGATCGCGTCTTCGAGGTGGGTGCAGAGGTCGGAGATGCGCATCTCGAGTGTCGGGAAACGCATGCTCGGCCGGATGTCCCACCAGATCTTCGAGCTGTCTTCAATGACGCCGGCGTCGATGAGGATGTCCGCGTGCCGCTTGAACTCGGCGAAGCTGGAAAACTGTTCGGGGAGGCCGGTACGCGGCAGTTCGTTCCAGACGGCGATGCGGTACGACATCAACCCCGTGTTGGTGCCCTCCCAGAAGGGCGACGAGGTCGTGATCGCCAGCAGGTGCGGGAGGATGTAGCGGGTCTGGTTCATCAGATCGATCCGCATATCCGCGTCTTCAATCGCCACGTGTACGTGCATCCCACTGATGACCATGCGGCGGGCGACGGCCTGCATGTCTCGCACGAGGATGGCGTAGCGATCCTTGTCTGTATGCTTCTGGCTATCGGTGGCCGAAAACGGGTGAGTCGAGGCGGCGATGATGGCCAGGTCGTGCGCATTCGCCACATCGGACACGGCCCGTCGCAGCCGCGACAGCTCGTCGCGCGCGTCCTGAATGGTGTGGCAGACGTGGGTGCCGACCTCGATCTGCGACTGGAAGAATTCGGGGGTTACCTGTCCCTCGAGGAGCTTCTTGCACTCGTCGAGCATCGTGGGAGGCGCCTCGCGAATGAGGGCACCCGTTTCGCGATCGACCAGGAGGTATTCCTCCTCGATGCCGATCGTAAAGGTGGGTTCAGGGATCATGGGTGGCGTGCAGCGAAAGCGGAGACTACTCGCGAAGATCGCGCTCGCCAAAGATAGCATTTTTTTGGCTAGAACAAGGGGTGCGCGTGCTATTCCCGCCTGGCGGCTCCTTTGTTTTCGGTCTGTTGCTGCACGTAGTCGCGTAGCACAGCGTTCATCATCGATTTAAAGGAGTCCCCTTTGTCTTTGAAGTAGTCCACTACGCCACGATCGAGTATCAATGTGACAGACTCTTTTTCTTCTGGTATGACGGGAATGGCGTCCCGATACCAGTCATCCGGAATACCGAGTTCAGCATTCTCTTCCAGAGCAAGCTGCTCGATTTCTTCTTCGGTCATCTC of Rhodothermales bacterium contains these proteins:
- a CDS encoding carboxylate-amine ligase — protein: MIPEPTFTIGIEEEYLLVDRETGALIREAPPTMLDECKKLLEGQVTPEFFQSQIEVGTHVCHTIQDARDELSRLRRAVSDVANAHDLAIIAASTHPFSATDSQKHTDKDRYAILVRDMQAVARRMVISGMHVHVAIEDADMRIDLMNQTRYILPHLLAITTSSPFWEGTNTGLMSYRIAVWNELPRTGLPEQFSSFAEFKRHADILIDAGVIEDSSKIWWDIRPSMRFPTLEMRISDLCTHLEDAICVAALYRCWLRMLYRLRRSNQRWRTYANLLLNENRWRAQRYGFERGLIDYGKGKIVPYAQLLDELLDFIQEDAEHFGCVKEVRHARTILGQGTSAHWQVRTYNEAKSSGADDTEALRAVVKMLIQETLRGVA
- a CDS encoding BrnA antitoxin family protein, whose product is MKEPNIIRLSREEIESQLRQGLDDTDWHRIEEMTEEEIEQLALEENAELGIPDDWYRDAIPVIPEEKESVTLILDRGVVDYFKDKGDSFKSMMNAVLRDYVQQQTENKGAARRE
- a CDS encoding M20/M25/M40 family metallo-hydrolase, translated to MDDSSAISSALAAARAYRTTQGPRILRDFAEWLALPNIAGDSLAIQANAAYLAAQMERRGIDTELWQIAGMPPVVFGERRVPGADTTLLFYAHYDGQPAEAVEWTAPPWTPTLFSNAIPQGGQPIPFPADGAPIDPNSRIYARSASDDKAPFTAILTALDALEAAGLAPRVNLKFFFDGEEETGSPTLGDYLAAHRDRLAADILLICDGPVHQNRQPQLFFGARGFTGFTVTVYGPTRHLHSGHYGNWAPNPGLLLAHMLAGMKAPDGRVLIEDFYEGVTPLNAIEQAAIDALPDFDGSLRAELGLAETEAGNARLDQRIQQPSLNIRGIQCGIADGRILNMIPSVARASVDIRLVKGLDPDVMIERVRAHLRRDGWHLVDAEPDAATRSRHPKIARLGLDPSFPAVRTDMTLPIVQALVRTVRAACDGPVALLPTLGGSLPLYHFVDHLGLPVVGVPIANHDNNQHGPDENLRIANLWYGIDLFAAIIHGAGPAHQN